A section of the Bacteroidota bacterium genome encodes:
- a CDS encoding nitrous oxide reductase accessory protein NosL — MSNERAALHKTFRAMGIRLLITSSLLLAAFVMGCAGGTATPPELVADRSSCHKCQMLISDTRYAAAINDGEIRTFDDIGCMLSAITSMKQEPANVWVRDFNKNTWLDARKASYVFAAKLGTPMNYGFVAVVSRTEAQSLATRVAGQPIDSWGQLRQQFKERR, encoded by the coding sequence ATGAGTAACGAGCGGGCTGCATTGCACAAGACGTTTCGAGCGATGGGCATCCGACTACTCATTACTAGTTCCTTGTTACTCGCTGCATTTGTCATGGGCTGTGCGGGTGGGACCGCCACGCCGCCAGAACTGGTAGCGGACCGGTCCTCGTGCCACAAGTGTCAAATGCTTATCAGTGATACACGATATGCCGCAGCCATCAATGATGGTGAGATAAGAACATTTGATGACATCGGATGCATGCTAAGTGCGATTACGAGTATGAAGCAAGAGCCGGCAAATGTTTGGGTGCGAGACTTTAACAAGAATACCTGGCTGGATGCACGCAAAGCGAGCTATGTCTTCGCGGCGAAGCTCGGGACACCAATGAACTACGGATTTGTAGCAGTTGTAAGTCGCACCGAAGCACAATCTCTTGCGACCAGAGTCGCTGGTCAGCCGATTGACAGTTGGGGTCAGCTACGACAACAGTTTAAGGAAAGACGCTAA
- the nosD gene encoding nitrous oxide reductase family maturation protein NosD produces MEWFKEYHRKTRAQWIGAALLLLLIAALSLIGERSPLWVMHLESHNYPQGLELRAYGDRVEGDVNEINTLNQYIGMKDLDPQEIKAMFLCPYAVGAIVFLAALAFVLPRFRWLFSVLAMTIPLGILVVIQYYLYSFGHSLDPHAPLRMPAFTPHVIGPTTVWNFKTVALPGSGFWLLAAASLLIGFGNRLARSLVHGVNPFRKRGLAFPIIAAITIMSLSQLNAQSISHDRSVASVGELQSTIDAAAPGSTITVPPGIYRGPITIVKPLTLIGNGMPEIRGDGQGTVVTIASNDVTFKGFRVSLSGKEVSQDAAGILTKGSNIIVRSSEVLDVYFGVHVTSGNNILIADNEIHPGQLYGDRPGHAINVWNVEDITIRGNYLHDARDGVILTYVAKAIVDSNQVTNCRYGLHSMYSKNLAFTRNYVHDNLLGVALMYTDTMLAEGNLVTSHKTGATPFGFLLKDLNNLVMRHNTITCNRVGIYADGISMQLGSASRISENTIAGNERGLSAMSNSSFDFVANNVIDNLTDVYNEGERTSPTVHWSDAQSGNFWSEYHGFDRNGDGIGDLAYHEENLTESVLNTSNPARAFIYTPAHLVLDAVLKMFPLFKSDPVVSDGLPLMEARMLPWSSGVGIEHSRNEFISRLIVSLVASLVIGLALWLLWKWRPFHSFSYKAS; encoded by the coding sequence ATGGAATGGTTTAAGGAATATCATCGCAAGACGCGCGCGCAATGGATTGGAGCAGCTCTCCTGCTATTATTAATTGCCGCTCTCTCGCTCATTGGCGAGCGATCGCCACTCTGGGTCATGCATCTCGAGTCGCATAATTATCCGCAAGGACTTGAATTGCGCGCATATGGCGATCGGGTCGAGGGTGATGTGAATGAAATCAATACGTTGAATCAATACATCGGAATGAAAGACCTTGATCCTCAGGAGATCAAGGCGATGTTCTTGTGTCCGTATGCGGTTGGAGCAATTGTTTTCCTGGCCGCTCTTGCGTTCGTCCTTCCTCGATTCCGATGGTTATTCTCAGTGCTTGCCATGACCATTCCTCTCGGGATTCTTGTGGTGATCCAGTATTACCTCTATTCATTCGGACACTCGCTGGACCCTCATGCACCGCTGCGCATGCCCGCGTTCACCCCTCACGTAATTGGACCGACGACCGTCTGGAATTTCAAGACAGTGGCGCTTCCGGGTTCCGGTTTTTGGCTGCTCGCAGCGGCCTCGTTGTTGATCGGCTTTGGAAATCGGCTTGCACGGAGCCTTGTCCATGGGGTCAATCCATTTCGCAAACGTGGGCTTGCATTTCCTATCATTGCAGCGATCACGATTATGTCGCTGTCACAACTGAACGCGCAGTCCATTTCACATGATCGGTCGGTGGCTTCGGTCGGCGAACTCCAATCAACGATTGATGCAGCAGCCCCCGGTTCGACAATCACGGTTCCACCGGGTATTTATCGAGGGCCGATCACAATCGTCAAACCACTCACTCTGATTGGCAATGGAATGCCCGAAATTCGCGGCGATGGTCAGGGGACTGTTGTTACGATCGCTTCAAACGATGTGACCTTCAAAGGCTTTCGCGTAAGTTTGAGTGGAAAAGAAGTGTCCCAGGACGCCGCTGGCATTTTGACGAAGGGTAGCAATATCATAGTGCGCTCAAGCGAGGTCTTGGATGTCTATTTCGGCGTTCATGTTACAAGCGGCAACAATATTCTGATAGCGGATAATGAGATTCATCCTGGACAGTTGTATGGCGACCGGCCAGGACATGCGATCAACGTTTGGAATGTGGAAGACATCACTATCCGCGGCAATTATCTTCACGATGCGCGGGACGGTGTGATACTGACCTATGTGGCGAAAGCGATCGTCGATTCGAACCAAGTGACGAACTGCCGGTATGGTCTGCACTCGATGTATTCGAAGAACCTCGCATTCACACGCAATTACGTCCACGATAATCTGTTGGGGGTCGCTCTGATGTATACCGACACGATGCTCGCGGAAGGGAACCTGGTCACGAGTCATAAAACCGGAGCAACTCCATTTGGTTTTTTGCTCAAGGACCTGAATAATCTCGTGATGCGACACAATACGATTACATGTAATCGTGTTGGCATTTATGCCGATGGAATTTCAATGCAATTGGGCAGTGCATCGAGGATCTCGGAGAACACGATCGCCGGTAACGAGCGCGGACTCTCCGCGATGAGCAACTCATCCTTCGATTTCGTTGCCAATAACGTGATTGACAATTTGACTGATGTCTATAATGAAGGTGAGCGCACCTCGCCAACCGTTCATTGGTCCGATGCTCAAAGTGGAAACTTCTGGAGCGAGTATCATGGATTCGATCGGAATGGCGATGGCATTGGCGATCTTGCCTATCACGAAGAAAATCTTACGGAATCGGTTCTTAATACGTCGAACCCAGCCCGTGCGTTTATTTATACGCCGGCGCACCTGGTCCTCGATGCCGTACTAAAGATGTTTCCCCTATTCAAGAGCGATCCTGTAGTGAGCGATGGACTGCCGCTCATGGAGGCCAGGATGCTTCCGTGGAGTTCAGGAGTCGGCATCGAGCATTCCCGAAATGAGTTTATTTCGCGGTTGATTGTCTCACTTGTGGCTTCGCTGGTGATTGGCCTTGCGCTCTGGTTACTATGGAAATGGCGTCCCTTTCATTCATTCTCATACAAAGCCTCATGA
- a CDS encoding ABC transporter ATP-binding protein — MIQIKELYKYFGSLKVLTGLDASISAGELVVLLGPNGCGKSTLFRCLLGLTDYEGMIQVNGLSPIERGKEVRKRVGYMPQQCGLHLDISVEETLEFYALLRQSDASLAFRLLERVSLAGKRHMKVGELSGGMKQRLAYVVSAFSKPNVLLLDEPIANLDRDSQSLILSHLLELREQKTTILLSTHQKHGMLDVADRSLVLAEGRLWDTEVVTEYGMEGAIPQ; from the coding sequence ATGATCCAAATCAAAGAGCTTTATAAGTACTTCGGCAGCCTGAAAGTCCTGACAGGATTGGACGCATCCATTTCCGCAGGTGAACTCGTTGTTTTGCTGGGGCCGAATGGCTGCGGCAAGTCGACGCTGTTCCGGTGCCTGCTGGGTCTGACAGACTATGAAGGAATGATCCAGGTCAATGGACTATCTCCAATCGAGCGCGGTAAGGAAGTGCGCAAACGCGTCGGTTACATGCCTCAGCAATGCGGCCTTCATCTGGATATTTCAGTCGAAGAGACCTTAGAGTTCTACGCCTTACTTCGTCAATCCGATGCATCGCTTGCGTTCAGACTCCTCGAGCGTGTCTCGCTTGCTGGAAAGCGCCATATGAAGGTTGGAGAATTATCGGGAGGTATGAAGCAACGGCTGGCCTACGTGGTGTCGGCATTTTCGAAACCAAACGTGCTTTTGCTGGATGAACCAATCGCAAATCTCGATCGCGACAGTCAGTCGCTCATTCTATCGCATCTCCTGGAACTCCGCGAGCAGAAAACCACTATTCTCCTTTCGACTCACCAGAAACATGGAATGCTCGATGTGGCTGATCGCTCGTTAGTCTTGGCGGAAGGTCGGCTCTGGGATACCGAAGTCGTCACGGAATATGGCATGGAAGGAGCGATTCCCCAATGA
- a CDS encoding ABC transporter permease subunit yields the protein MIGFARIVDSIRPPVSTISIALKELNDARRNRWLIGYALVLALLGIVIAIMGSSSTSGLALQMFGRTTATFVNLCLFVAPLVAITLGAGAIAGERDMGTLEHLLAQPIERSELLLGKFSGLWCAMAIATLAGFAPAGIIIGSLTGVGSFLHFLLFPMLALLVASAMLAVGLYISVRAKGRAEAQTTSILLWFVFVLAYDLLLMGSLSVVRLPAGTLGFLLFANPIDAARTLTILALDPELYVLGPAGAYLTQTLGVGTTAIMLVMSLFVWTGIPLFLSVKRFSIASPGTRKRSVGGTINHPVKNRMKSVRSSVVSGAIGAAAFAIFVSLASCGGGSDKLNQDQGAATTTTTPAPAGETAVTIDRSPEHIALGKATYHTTCAPCHGEGGKGDGPAAAALNPKPRDHTNGAYMDKLTNAHIFQVVKQGGAAFGYPTMPAQPQMADDTIKNVIAFVRSLSSTYKQ from the coding sequence ATGATCGGATTTGCCAGGATAGTTGATTCGATTCGTCCGCCAGTTTCTACGATCAGCATTGCGCTGAAGGAGTTGAACGATGCGCGACGGAACCGTTGGCTGATCGGGTATGCGCTGGTGCTGGCATTACTCGGGATCGTGATCGCGATCATGGGTAGTTCCAGTACGAGCGGACTTGCATTGCAGATGTTTGGCCGCACGACAGCGACATTTGTCAATCTCTGCCTTTTTGTCGCCCCACTCGTCGCGATTACTTTGGGAGCTGGTGCGATCGCCGGGGAGCGTGATATGGGAACTCTGGAGCATCTTCTTGCGCAGCCGATCGAACGATCGGAATTGCTCCTCGGAAAATTTTCCGGGCTGTGGTGCGCGATGGCAATTGCGACACTGGCGGGTTTCGCGCCAGCGGGAATCATAATCGGTTCGTTGACCGGTGTCGGAAGTTTTCTCCATTTCCTTCTGTTCCCAATGCTCGCGCTGCTAGTAGCCAGCGCCATGCTTGCCGTTGGCCTGTACATTTCTGTGCGCGCAAAGGGCCGCGCCGAAGCGCAGACGACGTCGATTCTTCTTTGGTTCGTTTTCGTTCTCGCGTATGACTTGCTGCTAATGGGAAGCCTTTCGGTCGTGCGTCTTCCGGCGGGAACGCTGGGATTTCTGCTATTCGCAAATCCCATCGATGCGGCCAGGACGCTCACGATTCTTGCGCTGGACCCTGAACTCTATGTTCTTGGTCCGGCAGGGGCGTACCTCACGCAGACGCTTGGCGTGGGCACAACCGCCATCATGCTTGTGATGAGCCTGTTTGTTTGGACAGGGATTCCGTTATTTCTCAGTGTGAAACGTTTTAGTATCGCCAGCCCAGGCACTCGCAAGAGGAGCGTGGGCGGCACCATTAACCATCCAGTAAAGAACCGTATGAAATCTGTTAGATCGTCTGTCGTCAGCGGCGCCATCGGTGCCGCGGCCTTCGCTATCTTTGTCTCGCTCGCATCATGTGGCGGGGGAAGCGATAAGCTCAATCAGGACCAGGGAGCCGCTACCACTACCACCACCCCGGCACCGGCCGGTGAAACGGCGGTTACAATCGATAGGTCGCCTGAGCACATCGCGCTAGGCAAAGCAACTTACCACACCACCTGCGCGCCATGTCACGGCGAAGGTGGCAAGGGAGACGGGCCTGCCGCTGCAGCGCTTAATCCGAAGCCCCGCGATCACACGAACGGAGCGTACATGGACAAGCTGACCAATGCGCACATCTTCCAGGTGGTCAAACAAGGCGGTGCGGCATTTGGATACCCCACTATGCCAGCACAGCCTCAAATGGCGGATGACACGATCAAGAATGTCATCGCATTTGTGCGCTCATTGAGCTCGACATACAAGCAGTAA
- a CDS encoding heavy metal translocating P-type ATPase metal-binding domain-containing protein, producing MSESQRNASDLRHLAPGTVACVHCGEDVVGAGIVDGSLAFCCSGCKTVYEILAEHELCDYYGRGENAGISMKRRSIREDEFAVLDDPSVGGGLLTFASSSMARVVWTVPAIHCVSCVWLIERFDRLESGVLASTVDFIRRTVTIDFDPRITSLRKIAERMASVGYAPLLRLEGNIKPDHTATRRLYARIGIAGFAAGNTMMMYVAQYFAGSSGVEHPLMSVFRILSIALSVPVLFYCASPWFEGARGALRGRRINLDVPVALGILVLFARSVFDITTGQGEGYLDSFNGLVFFLLIGRLFQQKAFDALSFDRTYRSFFPLSVRIERSGASSVLPIEKVQIGDVLSIRNGEVVPCDSMLESEIGYIDYSFVTGEAVPVECTKGALVYAGGKVLGQSMRLLAIKSVSHSELAAMWDRSGNIRQIAGSNGESGGEGVGLPRSTFFKLSDRFGQWFTGIAVMIALAGASLWLPDWAKAFNILTAVLIIACPCALTLAAPITLGSAMGRLGRQGIYLKNMGVLLDLDRVKHVIFDKTGTLTASDHELVFLGRSLTREEWRAIGTIAAQSTHPISRAIADQLNGAKGIEEQVELDEQGFRLGPVREIIGRGIFGTAIGHTIVIGSPSFIEEECGAIPEQSGAKEIAAAVALDGAYAGAFTLKPVLKSGIANMIARLRERLPDTDKQSPRVALISGDSERDRPLLESHFDASAMTFNCRPAQKVERVQAARAEGRAVLMVGDGLNDAGAMAAADVAIAVTEGTATLVPACDIIMHADALQALPALLQYARAMKWVIAVSLIFSVLYNALGLTLAIFGRLSPMMAAILMPVSSLTVIAISVGGARHFIGSIK from the coding sequence ATGTCAGAGAGTCAGCGCAATGCTTCGGATTTGAGACACCTGGCGCCGGGTACGGTGGCATGTGTGCATTGTGGCGAAGACGTCGTTGGTGCTGGTATCGTAGACGGCTCACTGGCCTTTTGCTGTTCCGGCTGCAAGACCGTCTATGAGATTCTTGCGGAGCATGAACTATGCGACTATTATGGTCGTGGTGAAAATGCCGGCATCAGTATGAAGCGTCGGTCCATCCGCGAAGATGAATTCGCGGTACTCGACGATCCAAGTGTGGGCGGAGGGTTGCTGACCTTCGCCAGTTCATCCATGGCCAGAGTGGTTTGGACGGTCCCCGCAATTCACTGCGTCTCCTGCGTATGGCTCATCGAACGGTTTGATCGGCTGGAGTCGGGCGTGCTGGCATCCACCGTCGATTTCATTCGACGAACCGTCACCATCGATTTCGATCCACGAATCACATCGTTGCGGAAGATCGCAGAACGTATGGCATCTGTCGGCTATGCCCCGCTGCTCCGGCTTGAAGGGAATATCAAGCCCGATCACACCGCAACACGCAGGTTGTATGCCCGCATCGGCATTGCCGGGTTCGCGGCGGGAAATACGATGATGATGTATGTTGCGCAGTATTTCGCTGGGAGTTCTGGAGTGGAACACCCACTGATGAGCGTCTTCCGAATCCTCTCAATTGCTCTTTCTGTGCCTGTACTTTTTTATTGTGCCTCGCCCTGGTTTGAAGGTGCTCGTGGTGCTCTCCGGGGTCGGCGGATCAATCTTGATGTGCCCGTGGCATTGGGCATTCTTGTGCTCTTTGCGCGCAGTGTGTTCGATATTACGACAGGGCAAGGCGAAGGCTATCTCGACTCCTTCAACGGTCTGGTGTTCTTTCTTCTGATTGGCCGGCTCTTTCAGCAGAAGGCGTTCGATGCGCTCTCTTTTGATCGTACGTATCGCTCGTTTTTCCCACTCTCGGTGCGAATCGAGCGTTCTGGTGCGAGTTCGGTTCTTCCAATCGAGAAAGTCCAGATTGGCGACGTCCTCTCGATCCGCAATGGCGAGGTTGTACCATGCGATAGTATGCTCGAGAGTGAAATTGGCTATATCGATTACAGTTTTGTGACGGGTGAAGCAGTCCCGGTCGAGTGTACAAAAGGAGCACTTGTTTATGCAGGAGGTAAGGTGCTCGGCCAATCCATGCGACTGCTGGCGATCAAGAGTGTCTCGCACAGCGAACTTGCTGCGATGTGGGACCGCAGTGGCAATATCCGGCAAATAGCGGGATCCAACGGTGAATCAGGTGGAGAAGGGGTTGGGCTACCGCGCTCGACATTCTTCAAACTTAGCGACCGCTTCGGCCAGTGGTTTACGGGTATTGCAGTTATGATCGCTCTTGCGGGCGCTTCCTTATGGCTGCCAGATTGGGCAAAGGCCTTCAATATTCTAACGGCGGTCCTGATCATTGCATGTCCCTGCGCGCTCACGCTGGCAGCACCGATCACGCTCGGGAGCGCAATGGGTCGGCTTGGTCGGCAGGGTATCTACCTCAAGAACATGGGCGTCCTTCTTGATCTCGACCGAGTGAAACATGTGATCTTCGATAAAACCGGCACACTCACAGCATCCGATCATGAATTGGTATTTCTGGGACGCAGTCTCACGCGGGAGGAGTGGCGCGCAATCGGCACTATTGCCGCGCAGAGTACTCACCCGATCAGCCGAGCTATCGCGGACCAGCTAAATGGCGCAAAGGGAATAGAAGAGCAAGTCGAGTTAGACGAGCAGGGTTTCAGGTTGGGTCCAGTACGCGAAATAATTGGACGCGGGATTTTCGGGACCGCGATCGGTCACACGATCGTGATTGGGTCGCCAAGTTTTATCGAAGAAGAATGCGGGGCAATACCGGAACAGAGCGGAGCAAAGGAGATTGCCGCTGCTGTCGCCCTTGATGGGGCCTATGCCGGAGCGTTTACTTTGAAGCCCGTCCTTAAGAGTGGCATTGCCAATATGATCGCAAGATTGCGCGAGCGCCTGCCCGATACCGACAAGCAATCGCCGCGCGTCGCACTCATTTCTGGCGACTCCGAACGAGACCGCCCCTTGCTCGAATCGCATTTCGATGCGAGCGCTATGACATTCAATTGCAGACCCGCACAAAAGGTGGAACGCGTCCAAGCGGCTCGCGCCGAAGGGCGAGCGGTGCTCATGGTCGGCGACGGGCTCAACGATGCCGGCGCGATGGCTGCTGCGGATGTCGCCATCGCGGTGACCGAAGGCACAGCGACTCTGGTACCGGCATGTGACATTATTATGCATGCGGACGCGCTCCAGGCTTTGCCGGCGCTGCTGCAATACGCTCGCGCAATGAAATGGGTGATTGCCGTTAGCTTGATCTTTTCAGTCTTGTACAATGCGCTCGGGCTAACACTCGCGATATTTGGCAGACTCTCTCCGATGATGGCCGCGATACTCATGCCGGTAAGTTCGCTAACGGTGATCGCGATCAGTGTAGGCGGCGCCAGGCACTTCATAGGGAGCATCAAATGA
- the ccoS gene encoding cbb3-type cytochrome oxidase assembly protein CcoS, with product MNIVILLVLSSVLAASVFLVAFLWANANGQYDDLHTPAIRILFDDQPSVVDRTPTDIHSITTHGT from the coding sequence ATGAACATAGTAATCCTGCTGGTGCTATCAAGCGTCCTCGCTGCCTCCGTATTTCTCGTTGCATTCCTATGGGCCAATGCCAACGGGCAATACGACGATCTTCACACACCCGCAATAAGAATTCTATTTGACGATCAACCATCTGTGGTTGACCGCACACCCACCGATATCCATTCAATTACCACTCATGGCACTTGA
- the ccoN gene encoding cytochrome-c oxidase, cbb3-type subunit I, producing the protein MALELTQRPPDDVLLTKSEAPPVAAGGPLPRTETVAYDNNIVRLFSMATMGWGIIGMLVGIIVAMKLYIPDFLGGINILSYGRLRPLHTNAVIFAFAGNAIFVGVYYSLQRLCKARMASDLLSKLHFWGWQIIIVSAAITLPLGFTTSKEYAELEWPIDIAIAAVWVIFGWNMIWTILHRKDKHMYVAVWFYLATFLTVAILHIVNSLELPVSFLKSYSMYAGVQDALVQWWYGHNAVAFFLTTPFLGVMYYFVPKAADRPIFSYRLSIIHFWGLIFIYIWAGPHHLLYTALPDWAQSLGSVFSIMLIAPSWGGMINGLMTLRGAWDKVRTDPVLKFFVVGITAYGMATFEGPMMAFKNVNALTHYTNYVIGHVHLPALLWNGGFAFALLYYIFPRIYRTKLYSLKMANWHFWLMTLGVVFYVIPMYWAGITEALMFKQFRPDGSLMYPNFLETVMQIKPMYIMRSIGGALYISGAILAAWNLFKTAKTGSLLRDEEVQVVNRRLMVEPKRETWHRALEAAPLRFSLYALVAVLIGGLIEYVPTALVESNVPTIASVMPYTPLEVEGRDIYIREGCNNCHSQMIRPFRSEVARYGDYSKPGEFVYDHPFLWGSKRTGPDLARIGGKYPSAWHWRHMMDPRSTSPNSIMPAYTWLFEDDLDLSHTEGKIITLRNLGVPYAHDFEFDAVDLAHEQQRKIAAELGTTGLQGINPNKEIIALIAYLQRMGTDIKKMPVASALVPAPNNTASK; encoded by the coding sequence ATGGCACTTGAACTCACGCAACGACCCCCGGATGACGTGTTGCTCACAAAATCTGAAGCACCGCCTGTCGCTGCAGGCGGCCCGCTCCCACGGACAGAAACCGTAGCGTATGATAACAACATCGTCCGCCTGTTTTCCATGGCAACGATGGGGTGGGGGATCATCGGGATGTTGGTGGGGATCATTGTGGCTATGAAGCTCTATATCCCGGACTTCCTCGGCGGCATCAACATCCTTTCGTATGGCCGGCTTCGGCCGCTTCATACGAACGCGGTCATTTTTGCATTTGCAGGCAACGCGATCTTTGTTGGGGTCTATTACTCATTGCAGCGGCTCTGCAAGGCACGGATGGCGAGTGACCTGCTTAGCAAGCTCCACTTCTGGGGTTGGCAGATCATTATCGTTAGCGCGGCGATCACGCTACCGCTCGGTTTCACGACCAGCAAGGAATACGCCGAACTCGAGTGGCCGATTGATATCGCAATTGCTGCGGTCTGGGTCATCTTTGGATGGAATATGATCTGGACGATCCTGCACCGCAAGGATAAGCACATGTACGTGGCGGTGTGGTTTTATCTGGCGACATTTCTCACCGTTGCCATTTTGCACATTGTGAATTCACTCGAGTTGCCGGTGTCATTTCTCAAAAGTTACTCGATGTATGCGGGCGTTCAGGACGCGCTGGTTCAATGGTGGTATGGTCATAATGCCGTGGCATTCTTTCTTACGACGCCATTTCTCGGCGTTATGTATTACTTCGTGCCGAAGGCTGCGGACCGGCCAATTTTCTCCTATCGCCTTTCGATCATCCACTTTTGGGGTCTGATATTCATTTATATTTGGGCTGGCCCACACCATCTGCTCTACACTGCTCTTCCGGATTGGGCTCAGTCGCTCGGCTCTGTTTTTAGCATCATGCTGATCGCGCCATCCTGGGGTGGAATGATCAATGGACTCATGACTCTTCGAGGTGCGTGGGATAAGGTCCGGACCGACCCGGTGCTGAAGTTCTTTGTTGTTGGCATCACCGCCTACGGCATGGCGACATTCGAAGGGCCGATGATGGCATTCAAGAATGTAAATGCGCTAACACACTATACGAATTACGTGATCGGCCATGTGCATCTGCCAGCCCTATTGTGGAATGGCGGCTTTGCTTTTGCACTGCTCTATTACATCTTCCCACGCATCTACCGGACCAAATTGTACTCTCTGAAGATGGCCAACTGGCACTTTTGGCTCATGACGCTTGGCGTGGTCTTCTATGTGATCCCTATGTATTGGGCTGGGATCACCGAGGCGCTCATGTTCAAGCAATTCCGTCCGGATGGTTCACTCATGTATCCAAACTTTCTCGAAACGGTCATGCAGATCAAACCGATGTATATCATGCGGTCGATCGGAGGTGCACTGTATATTAGCGGAGCGATCTTAGCCGCGTGGAATTTATTTAAGACAGCCAAGACTGGTTCACTATTGCGCGATGAAGAAGTGCAAGTCGTGAACCGAAGGCTTATGGTTGAACCGAAACGAGAAACCTGGCACCGAGCGCTCGAAGCAGCGCCACTGCGGTTCAGCCTTTATGCGCTCGTCGCGGTTCTCATCGGTGGGCTTATCGAGTACGTCCCAACCGCGCTCGTCGAATCCAATGTGCCGACCATTGCCAGCGTCATGCCCTATACCCCGCTGGAAGTCGAAGGACGTGATATCTATATTCGCGAAGGCTGCAATAATTGCCATTCGCAGATGATCCGGCCATTCCGCAGCGAAGTCGCGCGCTATGGGGACTATTCAAAACCCGGTGAATTCGTTTACGATCATCCATTCCTTTGGGGTTCGAAGCGGACTGGCCCGGACCTGGCCCGCATTGGTGGCAAATATCCGAGTGCCTGGCATTGGCGACACATGATGGATCCGAGGTCAACTTCGCCGAACTCGATTATGCCAGCCTATACATGGCTATTCGAGGACGATCTCGACCTCTCACATACGGAGGGTAAGATCATTACGCTCCGAAATCTTGGTGTGCCGTATGCGCATGATTTCGAGTTCGATGCTGTGGATCTTGCCCATGAACAGCAGCGCAAGATTGCGGCTGAACTGGGGACGACGGGCTTGCAAGGTATTAATCCCAACAAGGAAATCATCGCGCTCATCGCGTATTTGCAGCGGATGGGCACTGACATCAAAAAGATGCCCGTCGCATCTGCCCTCGTGCCAGCGCCGAACAATACTGCATCGAAATAG
- a CDS encoding cbb3-type cytochrome c oxidase N-terminal domain-containing protein has product MAHEPKDILIEGHDADGIREYDNALPKWWLYGFYVTIILGAIYLFYYHAWEGPDWNFLWYGPRGQEQEFAAEMKNVKTPLKPGVRDFSTWQKKTDAASLKIGESIFQQRNLCFTCHRPDLGGLVGPNLTDDYWLHGGRFQDILKSITTGYPEKGMLQFGNNNRLTDDELLDVASYVISKHGSNPPNPKPIDPARDVLVKSQD; this is encoded by the coding sequence ATGGCACACGAACCAAAAGATATTCTCATTGAAGGGCATGATGCCGACGGTATTCGCGAATATGATAACGCACTACCGAAATGGTGGCTATATGGCTTTTACGTTACCATCATACTCGGTGCAATTTATTTGTTTTACTATCATGCGTGGGAGGGCCCGGATTGGAATTTCCTGTGGTATGGTCCGCGCGGGCAGGAACAGGAATTTGCTGCTGAGATGAAGAATGTGAAGACGCCGCTAAAACCCGGCGTTCGCGACTTTTCGACATGGCAAAAGAAGACGGATGCTGCGTCGCTAAAGATTGGCGAGTCGATCTTCCAGCAGCGTAACCTTTGTTTCACGTGTCATCGACCCGATCTGGGTGGTTTGGTGGGCCCGAATCTGACCGATGACTACTGGCTGCACGGCGGTCGCTTCCAGGATATTCTTAAGAGTATCACGACCGGTTATCCCGAGAAGGGAATGCTCCAATTTGGCAATAACAATCGCCTGACCGATGACGAATTGCTGGACGTGGCGTCTTATGTTATCTCAAAGCACGGTTCGAATCCACCAAATCCGAAGCCAATCGATCCAGCCAGAGACGTGCTGGTCAAATCACAGGACTAA